Genomic window (Nymphaea colorata isolate Beijing-Zhang1983 chromosome 1, ASM883128v2, whole genome shotgun sequence):
ACCGGAACAAAACTTATGCGTGCTTATTAGGCTTCCGAACTTACTTGGGCAGGAAACCTGGATTCTCCCTTGCACTTCTTGTCCTCCCAAGCCGTTGGATCGATGTTCGAACCTCCAAAACTCGCAGCCTGGAATTTCAGTATATTCTTAGTTTCATTACGCATAGAACAAGCTAGCAGTTTTGCATCAGTTCAGCTGTATAGACCACAATAATTCCTTTTGGCTTTTCGCAAACCAAGCCTCATCGTGATGCAAACGTCGTTTACGGGTTGGAGATGGGGTTGGAATAGATAATGGagcaaaagtaaaaaatgataCAAAAGTCTACTAGCAGATCTACCCATCTGCAACCCTTCTACCTTTGCGCCTCAAATATGGAAAACTGAACATTTTATGAAAACACGCTCAACTTTGTGCCAGTATAGCGGTTAAATGAAACAAATCTAAGAAAAGTTAATGTCAGACAAGATAAGCAAGCAACATTTGGTGACAACCCACGTCCTCATTGTTGATGAACGAATATACCTCATAGATCCCATGTAATTGATGGGATGTATAGTTGTAGAGGAAAAGAGGTAGCCCAGGTGTGATCGCCCTCACGGAATCTCTGTACCTCTGAGGCAGACCTGCAGCAAGTAGCTCAAGAGTCACCATTACTTGCTCAAGCTGCCGTTATTCATATAACCAGTTTTTCATTATACGCGAGCTATTTAACAGTATCTATGCAGTTTGCTAAGAGCTGCATCACAACACTAATAGTAAAAACTGCAGCAGCATTATCTGAAGTACCCATAAAGATTTTTTCACTTGGATTTTGCTATAAGACGTCAACTCAGCCCCTTCCCCCGTCTGAAAGAATGGAATATTACAGAACATTCtacaaatcaaattttaaggCCTTTTACTAAATTTCCACTGTTAAGGATGTGATCCACATGGTCCAAAAGCCACCTTAAAATCACTTCCTGAAACAAGTCatcttttgatttttgttttcacatggtaaagttcaaaaattttgcagGTCGGCAAATCTGGTTCAGACATCCAAAAAACTAATTCAACCATGAAGTTCTAAAGTTGCCAATAATGTAGATCACATCCGCAAAGTCGGAGAATTTGCAAGAAAAGATTAGGTTtgagtttagaaaaaaaaaaaaaattgcacgaATTCAACTATGCAATCACATTGCACCCAATCCTTGATCCCTATATTTATTTGATGGACCGGGCAGCAGCTGCTTGATgctgagagagaaaaaaaaaaacacctacTGTGCATGTGGCACACCCCACAAACCGAAAAACTAAAACCAAAATGGTAATTACCGAAGAGTTGCCTCCTGAGGTCTTCCTGCATGGTGTCATTGTTGCAGACAAAGATATATCCACCGAGAATTTCGTTTCTTGGGAGCACCTCTGCCGATGGCAACGTTTTAAACCACCTGTCGGTGGCAGGAGAGCCAGAATTCTCGGGGAGGGCCATTAACGAATTCTTGGTGGAGATATTGCCAAGCCTCCATTCCAAGTTGCCGAATTGCGGCAGTGGGCGGATGACCACCTTCTCTGGATTCAGTGCCTCTGCGAAGGAAGGCCTCCTTTGAATGTCGACGGCACTCTTTTCCTTCCTCCTCAACTGGTTGTCGAGAGCAAGCTTGGACGCCGCAATCCGCCAATTCAAGTCATCGATTGTCTCCGCGGAGTTCCTGAACTCCGAGTCAGCTGTCAATGACGAGAATGCAGTTGGCATCTCAACGTCGCCAGCCATTTTCCGTCCCAGCTAACGAAAGCCAAGGCAGTCACCTCTGTTCAGCGTAACCTGGTTCAGCACCAACACAGGAAATGATCTCCgaggatgaagaaaaaaaaggaagaggaaaaaagcGACAccaaaacaaacaacaaac
Coding sequences:
- the LOC116265749 gene encoding B2 protein-like, with protein sequence MAGDVEMPTAFSSLTADSEFRNSAETIDDLNWRIAASKLALDNQLRRKEKSAVDIQRRPSFAEALNPEKVVIRPLPQFGNLEWRLGNISTKNSLMALPENSGSPATDRWFKTLPSAEVLPRNEILGGYIFVCNNDTMQEDLRRQLFGLPQRYRDSVRAITPGLPLFLYNYTSHQLHGIYEAASFGGSNIDPTAWEDKKCKGESRFPAQVRIRIKKRCKPLEEDAFRPILYHYDGPKFRLQLSVPEAIALLDLFTEDDK